A single genomic interval of Lathyrus oleraceus cultivar Zhongwan6 chromosome 7, CAAS_Psat_ZW6_1.0, whole genome shotgun sequence harbors:
- the LOC127103556 gene encoding predicted GPI-anchored protein 58 encodes MVDALSTLASDIEPPPPSVIAPDPKIQKPDIDEAPKKGRKRVAEPPLAKPLKKQRVPSTPPPQAPVAEDEDSEGSAHSHIFSPSKAPPKTPPTPTWRKKALSKKTLTKVDHRARPTIQKEFEEVPPPWDSERTPTASPFVDLQGPLGSPIEVETEVRDSTEHPLADAALSPQQQTEF; translated from the exons ATGGTCGATGCACTTTCCACCCTCGCCAGCGATATAGAGCCTCCTCCTCCGTCTGTTATTGCTCCCGACCCAAAAATCCAAAAGCCCGACATTGACGAAGCCCCTAAGAAG GGTCGAAAGCGGGTTGCTGAACCGCCTCTGGCAAAACCTCTGAAAAAGCAACGGGTGCCTTCGACCCCTCCTCCACAG GCGCCCGTGGCGGAAGACGAAGATTCAGAAGGGAGTGCACACTCCCACATTTTCTCTCCGTCGAAGGCTCCGCCCAAGACTCCACCTACTCCTACGTGGCGGAAGAAGGCTCTGTCTAAAAAAACTCTAACCAAGGTGGACCATAGGGCTCGCCCGACCATCCAAAAAGAATTCGAAGAGGTTCCACCCCCCTGGGATTCAGAAAGGACTCCTACTGCTTCGCCTTTTGTCGACCTCCAG GGACCTCTGGGTTCCCCGATTGAGGTCGAGACCGAAGTCAGGGATTCGACTGAACATCCCCTCGCTGATGCTGCCTTAAGCCCACAACAACAAACTGAGTTTTAA